Proteins from one Haliaeetus albicilla chromosome 4, bHalAlb1.1, whole genome shotgun sequence genomic window:
- the SDF4 gene encoding 45 kDa calcium-binding protein, which yields MMSRQAFLCSLGSLYLSLLFIFLLMDVYARPANNSALKEKPADSKDENEILPPDHLNGVKMEMDGHLNKEFHQEVFLGKEMEEFEEDSEPRKNRKKLMVIFSKVDINNDKKIGAKEMQRWIMEKTDEHFQEAVEENKMHFRAVDPDGDGHVSWDEYKIKFLASKGFNEKEIAEKIRNNEELKIDEETQEVLDNLKDRWYQADNPPPDLLLNEEEFLSFLHPEHSRGMLKFMVKEIIRDLDQDGDKKLTLSEFISLPVGTVENQQAQDIDDDWVKDRRKEFEEVIDANHDGIVTMEELEEYMDPMNEYNALNEAKQMIAVADENQNHHLELEEILKYSEYFTGSKLMDYARNVHEEF from the exons atgatgtCAAGACAGGCCTTTCTCTGCAGTTTGGGATCTCTGTATTTGTCCCTTCTGTTTATATTTCTTCTAATGGATGTTTATGCAAGGCCTGCAAATAATTCGGCTCTCAAAGAAAAGCCAGCTGATAGTAAAGATGAGAATGAGATCTTGCCCCCAGATCACTTGAATGGGGTCAAAATGGAGATGGATGGACATCTTAACAAAGAATTTCATCAAGAAGTTTTTCTAGGAAAAGAGATGGAAGAGTTTGAGGAAGATTCAGAACccagaaaaaacaggaagaagctCATGGTCATCTTTTCAAA GGTGGAtataaataatgataaaaagATAGGTGCGAAAGAGATGCAGCGCTGGATCATGGAAAAGACAGATGAACATTTCCAGGAAGCTGTGGAAGAGAATAAAATGCACTTCCGAGCTGTGGACCCTGATGGCGATG GCCATGTGTCCTGGGatgaatataaaattaaatttttggCAAGTAAGGGCTTTAATGAAAAAGAGATTGCAGAGAAGATCAGAAACAATGAAGAGTTGAAAATAGATGAAGAAA CACAGGAAGTTTTAGATAACCTGAAGGATCGGTGGTACCAAGCTGACAACCCACCTCCTGATCTGTTGTTGAATGAAGAAGAAttcttgtcttttcttcatCCAGAGCATAGTAGAGGAATGCTGAAGTTCATGGTGAAAGAAATCATCCGAGATTTGG ATCAAGATGGAGATAAGAAACTTACCCTTTCAGAGTTCATTTCATTACCTGTTGGTACTGTGGAGAACCAGCAAGCTCAAGATATTGATGATGACTGGGTaaaagacagaaggaaggaaTTTGAGGAGGTCATTGATGCTAACCATGATGGTATTGTCACAATGGAAGAGCTTGAG GAATACATGGATCCTATGAATGAATACAATGCCCTAAATGAAGCGAAGCAAATGATAGCAGTAGCAGATGAAAATCAAAACCATCACTTAGAGCTGGAGGAGATCCTGAAATATAGTGAATACTTCACAGGCAGCAAGCTTATGGACTATGCACGTAACGTCCATGAGGAGTTCTGA
- the B3GALT6 gene encoding beta-1,3-galactosyltransferase 6, which translates to MKLLRLLCRHKTALGLGGLSLFAVVLLYLAKCTSEGLRPLPVPRGLPHNQPAALPPRGARGPHPPAAPPPSPEETAFLAVLITSGPKYSERRSIIRSTWLSAAGRPPHDDVWSRFVIGTGGLGAEELRSLELEQSRHKDLLLLPELRDSYENLTAKVLATYVWLDLHLDFQFALKADDDTFVRLDVLVEELRAKEPRRLYWGFFSGRGRVKSGGKWKESAWVLCDYYLPYALGGGYVISADLVRYLRLSRDYLNMWQSEDVSLGVWLAPIDVKRVHDPRFDTEYKSRGCNNKYIVTHKQSIEDMLEKHQTLAKEGKLCKEEVKLRLSYMYDWGVPPSQCCQRKDGIP; encoded by the coding sequence ATGAAGCTGCTGCGGCTGCTGTGCCGCCACAAGACGGCCCTGGGCCTGGGCGGCCTGTCCCTCTTCGCCGTGGTCCTTCTTTACCTGGCCAAGTGCACCTCCGAGGGCCTCCGGCCTCTGCCGGTCCCCCGCGGGCTCCCGCACAACCAACCTGCGGCCCTGCCGCCGCGGGGTGCCAGGGGGCCGCatcccccggcagccccgccACCTTCTCCTGAGGAGACCGCTTTCCTGGCCGTCCTCATTACCAGCGGCCCCAAGTACAGCGAGCGTCGCAGCATCATCCGCAGCACGTGGCTGTCGGCCGCCGGGCGTCCCCCCCACGATGACGTCTGGAGCCGCTTCGTGATCGGCACGGGTGGGCTCGGGGCAGAGGAGCTTCGTAGCCTGGAGCTAGAGCAGAGCCGGCACAAagacctcctcctcctgccagagCTGCGGGATTCCTACGAGAACCTGACCGCAAAAGTCCTGGCCACCTACGTCTGGCTGGATCTGCACCTGGACTTCCAGTTCGCCCTGAAGGCTGATGACGATACCTTCGTACGCTTGGATGTGCTCGTGGAAGAGCTGAGAGCCAAGGAGCCGCGTCGCCTCTACTGGGGCTTCTTTTCCGGCCGCGGCCGAGTGAAATCTGGTGGCAAGTGGAAAGAGAGCGCCTGGGTGCTCTGTGACTACTATCTACCGTACGCGCTGGGTGGCGGTTATGTGATTTCTGCAGACCTGGTGCGCTATTTGCGTCTTAGCAGAGACTACCTGAACATGTGGCAGAGTGAAGATGTCTCCCTGGGGGTGTGGCTGGCTCCCATTGATGTGAAGAGAGTGCACGACCCTCGTTTTGACACTGAGTATAAGTCACGAGGTTGCAACAATAAGTACATAGTAACTCATAAGCAAAGCATCGAGGACATGCTGGAAAAGCACCAGACCCTGGCTAAAGAAGGAAAGCTCTGTAAGGAGGAGGTTAAGCTCAGGCTTTCCTACATGTATGACTGGGGAGTGCCTCCTTCACAATGTTGCCAGAGGAAGGATGGCATCCCGTGA